The Paenibacillus tianjinensis genome has a window encoding:
- the jag gene encoding RNA-binding cell elongation regulator Jag/EloR, translated as MSKVVATGKTIEEAVERGLNQLGVQKDRVTVNVLEQPSKGFLGLIGAKSAKVELTLITEAAPASAASAPSLPQQSTRESKQEAGGGVPRQDSGQPVEEAYQEAVHFIVDVAKSMGLTVEVEIVHTKESTILQISGPDLGLLIGRRGQTLDALQYLANIVANRYSDSFIRLVLDAENFRERRKKTLEELADRLAGRVVRTRKEVVLEPMSPQERKIIHSRLQDHRQVSTLSKGEEPNRRVVITLK; from the coding sequence ATGAGCAAAGTCGTCGCAACAGGGAAAACCATTGAAGAAGCTGTAGAACGGGGACTTAACCAGCTTGGAGTTCAAAAGGACCGGGTCACGGTCAACGTACTTGAACAGCCGTCAAAAGGATTCCTTGGATTGATCGGTGCGAAAAGTGCCAAGGTGGAACTCACCTTGATTACCGAAGCCGCACCGGCGTCAGCGGCGAGTGCTCCGTCACTGCCTCAGCAGTCAACACGAGAGAGCAAACAGGAGGCTGGCGGCGGTGTGCCGCGCCAAGATTCCGGACAACCGGTGGAGGAAGCTTACCAAGAGGCCGTTCATTTCATTGTGGATGTCGCCAAGAGCATGGGGCTCACGGTGGAAGTGGAAATCGTTCATACCAAGGAATCGACCATTCTGCAAATCTCCGGTCCGGATCTCGGCCTCCTGATTGGCAGAAGAGGACAAACTCTCGATGCTCTGCAGTATTTGGCTAATATTGTGGCCAACCGTTATTCTGACAGTTTCATCCGTCTGGTGCTGGATGCGGAGAATTTCCGCGAACGCCGTAAGAAGACATTAGAAGAACTGGCTGACCGGTTGGCTGGCCGTGTAGTTCGAACCCGTAAAGAGGTTGTGCTGGAGCCCATGTCGCCGCAGGAGCGTAAGATCATTCACTCCAGGCTGCAGGATCATCGTCAAGTCAGCACGCTTAGCAAGGGTGAAGAACCTAACCGGCGCGTCGTTATAACATTGAAGTAG